A genomic segment from Thermodesulfovibrionales bacterium encodes:
- a CDS encoding bifunctional precorrin-2 dehydrogenase/sirohydrochlorin ferrochelatase, whose amino-acid sequence MRSPRTQRKRSPRSANRFSYPLFLDLNGRRCLVIGGGRVAERKCLPLMNSGALVTIVSPSLTKRLEGYKIKGLVKHKKREYRSSDIKSSFLVIAATNSEEINRQISRDAEAADKLLNVVDQPALCNFIVPSVVRRGLLTIAVSTGGASPAMAKAIRKELQQLYGPEFSRFLGLMKKLRSKAMKEITNRKQREAFLKELADRLFTG is encoded by the coding sequence GAAAGAGATCGCCTCGATCAGCAAATAGGTTCTCCTATCCTCTCTTCCTCGACCTTAACGGCAGGAGATGTCTGGTCATCGGCGGGGGGAGGGTGGCCGAAAGGAAGTGCCTGCCCCTCATGAATTCCGGGGCCCTCGTGACCATTGTCAGCCCGTCACTGACGAAACGGCTTGAGGGTTACAAAATAAAGGGTCTCGTAAAACACAAGAAGCGGGAGTACAGGAGCAGTGATATCAAATCCAGCTTTCTCGTCATCGCTGCCACGAATTCTGAGGAGATAAACAGGCAGATTTCACGGGATGCCGAAGCTGCCGATAAACTCCTCAATGTCGTCGATCAACCCGCCCTCTGCAATTTTATCGTCCCGTCCGTTGTGAGGCGGGGCCTTCTGACCATCGCCGTTTCCACTGGCGGAGCCAGCCCCGCCATGGCTAAGGCTATCAGGAAAGAGCTCCAGCAGCTCTACGGTCCCGAGTTCTCGAGATTTCTCGGCCTCATGAAGAAACTCCGCTCAAAGGCGATGAAAGAGATTACGAACAGGAAGCAGAGAGAGGCGTTCCTCAAGGAGCTTGCAGACAGGCTGTTCACGGGGTGA